From a single Gimesia fumaroli genomic region:
- a CDS encoding NAD(P)-dependent oxidoreductase, whose product MKNSIDPTRVSIVGSGFLARGMVYALRNQPDLEVGRVLTRRDIESCNDFPDRELLTNSIEEAINAAEIVLECSGDPVHATHVIEQAMQAGMPVVTMNSEFHVTTGSALVNRGFLTEAEGDQPGSLAALHHEVCSMGFRPLVYGNIKGFLDHNPPRDSMEEWARRQGISLSQVVSFTDGTKLQIEQALIANGLQTKIAQPGLLGPRCKEISAGGDQLAEAAKQLGHPVSDYVLADGVKLPAGVFITAQHDPEQQSYLEYLKLGAGPYYTLVRNYHLCHLEIMKTIRGVMTGDDPLLNNSSQPTVGVAAISKCPLQPGTVIERGIGSFEVRGSAVPITEYPNHIPIGLLQGARIRRHIAPGEILMLEDVELPETRAFGLYRNILAQAVASVSEAAPR is encoded by the coding sequence ATGAAGAATTCTATCGATCCAACGCGGGTCTCCATCGTGGGATCTGGCTTTTTGGCGCGAGGCATGGTCTATGCGCTCCGAAATCAACCAGATCTGGAAGTCGGACGAGTCCTCACACGGCGCGATATTGAGAGTTGTAACGATTTTCCCGATCGTGAATTGCTGACAAATTCCATCGAGGAAGCAATTAACGCTGCCGAAATCGTGCTGGAGTGCAGCGGCGACCCGGTGCATGCCACACATGTGATCGAGCAGGCAATGCAAGCCGGAATGCCCGTCGTAACCATGAATTCCGAATTCCATGTCACCACAGGTTCGGCTTTGGTGAATCGGGGTTTTCTCACGGAAGCCGAAGGCGATCAGCCCGGCTCACTGGCCGCGTTGCATCACGAAGTTTGCAGCATGGGTTTCCGGCCACTCGTGTATGGCAATATCAAAGGCTTTCTGGATCACAATCCCCCCCGCGATTCGATGGAAGAGTGGGCCCGCCGTCAAGGGATCAGTTTGTCGCAGGTTGTTTCCTTTACCGATGGGACGAAACTGCAGATCGAACAGGCTTTGATCGCGAACGGCCTGCAGACAAAAATCGCCCAGCCAGGACTGTTGGGCCCCCGTTGCAAAGAGATCTCTGCAGGCGGCGACCAGTTAGCCGAGGCCGCAAAACAACTCGGTCATCCCGTCAGTGATTATGTTCTGGCTGATGGCGTCAAACTGCCCGCCGGCGTTTTCATCACGGCACAACACGATCCCGAACAACAGTCGTATCTCGAATATCTGAAACTGGGAGCGGGCCCTTATTATACCCTGGTCCGCAATTATCATCTGTGTCATCTTGAAATCATGAAAACCATTCGCGGCGTCATGACCGGCGATGATCCCTTATTGAATAACTCCTCGCAGCCGACGGTCGGCGTCGCCGCCATCAGCAAGTGTCCCTTACAGCCCGGCACAGTGATTGAACGCGGCATCGGTAGTTTCGAGGTCCGCGGCTCGGCCGTTCCCATCACCGAATATCCGAACCATATTCCCATCGGTCTGTTGCAGGGAGCCCGCATACGCAGGCACATTGCCCCCGGTGAAATACTGATGCTGGAGGACGTCGAACTCCCCGAAACCCGGGCCTTCGGCCTGTATCGGAATATTCTCGCCCAAGCAGTCGCATCAGTGTCTGAAGCCGCCCCACGTTAA
- a CDS encoding glycosyltransferase, giving the protein MRLMMIAVGSIGDVFPLLGIAREMRTRGHAVQVIANPFYTKHVEQVGAELLPIGTAEEHQQMMNHPSITHPRKGWALWLKLGSLNYLKQTYALIEEHAVKGETVLAGSWGAQAALVAREKLDIPAATFHLEPDKFRTAFDSAALPRRSLVFQSNPPWLKRMQYRLLDKLLIDPAFSPVNTFRRELSLPEIQHFWNAGIHSPDLTVGLFPDWWGPIQPDWPKQTKLIGFPLWDQNPDQQFPEEVAEFLDAGEPPVVFSPGGFGNIPEKLFQIVVPVCEDLGLRAILLTSNRSLLPKQLPEAIRHFQFIPFTPLLNRAKAVVHHAGIGTAALCLAAGTPQIAIPPMHINRDTALRLERLNVGRMISPFSLREESLKQSLRVLQGADTISSNCQEIASRLKNSSTIPTAADLLESLVTNA; this is encoded by the coding sequence ATGCGGCTCATGATGATTGCCGTGGGGAGTATCGGCGATGTGTTTCCTCTGCTGGGAATTGCGCGAGAAATGCGCACGCGGGGGCATGCAGTGCAAGTCATCGCCAATCCCTTTTATACAAAACACGTTGAGCAAGTCGGCGCGGAACTTCTGCCAATCGGGACCGCCGAAGAACATCAGCAGATGATGAACCATCCCTCCATCACCCATCCCCGCAAAGGCTGGGCACTCTGGTTGAAGTTGGGTTCGTTGAATTATCTCAAGCAAACCTACGCATTGATTGAAGAACATGCTGTCAAAGGCGAGACGGTTCTCGCCGGCAGTTGGGGCGCACAGGCGGCTCTGGTAGCCCGGGAAAAGCTCGACATTCCTGCCGCGACCTTCCATCTGGAACCAGACAAATTTCGCACCGCCTTTGACTCCGCCGCCCTGCCGCGGCGCTCACTGGTCTTTCAATCGAATCCGCCCTGGCTCAAGCGGATGCAATACCGGCTGCTCGATAAACTGTTGATCGACCCTGCCTTTTCACCCGTCAATACATTTCGCCGCGAATTAAGTCTGCCTGAGATTCAGCATTTCTGGAACGCAGGTATTCATTCACCAGACCTGACAGTCGGCCTCTTTCCCGACTGGTGGGGACCGATCCAGCCTGACTGGCCGAAGCAGACCAAACTGATTGGTTTTCCCCTCTGGGATCAAAACCCCGACCAGCAGTTTCCGGAAGAAGTGGCCGAATTTCTGGATGCCGGTGAGCCCCCAGTTGTATTTTCGCCCGGCGGATTTGGAAACATTCCGGAAAAACTGTTCCAGATTGTGGTTCCGGTTTGTGAAGACCTGGGGCTGCGAGCCATCCTGCTCACATCAAACCGCAGTCTGCTTCCGAAACAGTTACCAGAGGCAATCCGGCATTTTCAATTCATCCCTTTCACTCCTCTGTTAAACCGGGCCAAAGCTGTCGTGCATCACGCAGGCATCGGGACCGCCGCACTCTGTCTGGCAGCGGGAACGCCGCAAATCGCAATTCCTCCCATGCACATAAATCGAGACACGGCATTGCGTTTAGAAAGACTGAACGTCGGCCGTATGATTTCCCCCTTTTCCTTGCGGGAGGAATCTCTAAAACAATCGTTGCGAGTGCTTCAGGGGGCTGATACGATCAGTTCTAATTGCCAGGAGATTGCATCACGACTCAAAAACAGCAGCACTATTCCTACCGCCGCTGACCTGTTAGAGAGTCTTGTCACAAACGCTTAA